One window from the genome of Deltaproteobacteria bacterium encodes:
- the rimM gene encoding ribosome maturation factor RimM (Essential for efficient processing of 16S rRNA) has translation MDEDRFLALGRILGAHGVKGAVKVSSYAESASSFKPGGAVYIDVGGGSKTFVVEWVRPHHKTLLLALEGITTRSQAEELKGLYLFVVRESLENLEEGEYYWSDIIGISVYTVENEYLGRVASIMQTGSNDVYVVKNEIDGEPEEILVPALEWVVREIDVKRKLMRVDLPEGLRDL, from the coding sequence GTGGATGAGGATCGTTTTCTGGCACTGGGCAGGATCCTCGGCGCCCATGGCGTCAAGGGAGCTGTGAAGGTCTCTTCATATGCCGAATCTGCATCCAGTTTCAAACCCGGCGGCGCTGTTTATATCGACGTCGGCGGAGGCTCGAAAACGTTTGTTGTCGAATGGGTCAGACCGCACCATAAAACCCTGCTGTTGGCGTTGGAGGGGATAACCACGCGCAGCCAGGCCGAGGAACTCAAGGGCCTGTATCTTTTCGTCGTGCGCGAATCGCTTGAGAATCTGGAGGAGGGGGAGTACTACTGGTCGGACATCATCGGGATTTCCGTCTATACCGTCGAAAACGAGTACCTTGGTCGTGTGGCCTCGATCATGCAGACCGGCAGCAACGATGTGTATGTGGTTAAAAACGAGATCGATGGAGAACCTGAGGAGATACTGGTCCCGGCTCTCGAGTGGGTGGTCAGGGAGATCGATGTCAAACGCAAATTGATGCGTGTCGATCTGCCGGAGGGG
- a CDS encoding KH domain-containing protein codes for MRDLIYYIAKALVDHPDQVSVDEIEGNQTSVLELKVAKEDLGKVIGKQGRTARAMRTILSAASAKIKKRTVLEIIE; via the coding sequence ATGAGAGATCTTATCTATTACATTGCTAAGGCGCTAGTTGACCATCCGGATCAGGTATCTGTGGACGAGATTGAGGGAAACCAGACTTCCGTGCTGGAACTGAAGGTGGCAAAAGAGGATCTGGGGAAAGTGATCGGTAAACAGGGCAGAACCGCCAGGGCGATGCGGACCATTTTGAGCGCGGCATCGGCCAAGATCAAGAAACGGACGGTCCTGGAGATTATCGAATAG
- the rpsP gene encoding 30S ribosomal protein S16, whose protein sequence is MSVKIRLARHGAKKRPYYRIVVADSESPRDGRYLEAVGSYNPLQDPAEVTLKTDRVKYWIDQGALPSDTVKSILKKEGLFVNPA, encoded by the coding sequence ATGTCAGTTAAAATTCGTCTGGCCAGACATGGTGCCAAAAAGAGACCCTACTACCGTATTGTTGTGGCCGACAGCGAGAGTCCCAGGGATGGGAGATACCTCGAAGCCGTCGGCAGCTACAACCCGTTGCAGGACCCGGCCGAGGTGACCCTGAAAACCGACAGGGTAAAATATTGGATCGACCAGGGTGCGCTTCCATCGGACACCGTAAAAAGCATATTGAAAAAGGAAGGCTTGTTCGTAAATCCAGCATAA
- the ffh gene encoding signal recognition particle protein, with protein MFDNLSDKLNTVFKKLKGHGKLSEKNIMDGLKEVRMALLEADVHYKVVKTFVAGIKERALGQEVMSSLTPGQQVVKIVNEELTELMGGKHQELTLTGTRPVSVMLVGLQGSGKTTTAGKLSVYLRKNGNNPYLVPVDIYRPAAIDQLKKLGDQLRVPVFPSDTGMAPVDICQRARVAAQQEGCDTLLLDTAGRLHIDEALMEELRQIKAAVSPSEILLIADAMTGQDAVNIAKSFDDELDIGGVVLTKMDGDARGGAAISIKTVTQKPIKFIGVGEKLSELEPFHPERMASRILGMGDVLTMIEKAQSVMDEKKAVELEKKLRKSQFTLEDFRDQMVQIRKMGSFSDLINMIPGMGQAKQLKNLKVDDGEFVRIEAIINSMTPLERRQHAIINGSRRKRIAKGSGTRVQDVNKLLKNYAQILKMMKKINKGGMRGLGRGALPF; from the coding sequence ATGTTTGACAATCTGAGCGACAAGCTTAACACAGTATTCAAAAAACTGAAAGGCCACGGCAAGCTTTCAGAAAAGAATATCATGGACGGTCTCAAAGAGGTCCGGATGGCCCTTTTGGAGGCGGACGTCCATTACAAGGTGGTCAAGACCTTTGTGGCCGGCATCAAGGAGCGGGCACTGGGCCAGGAGGTCATGTCCAGCCTGACGCCCGGGCAACAGGTCGTCAAGATTGTCAACGAGGAACTCACCGAACTCATGGGGGGGAAACACCAGGAATTGACCCTGACCGGGACCAGGCCGGTGTCGGTCATGCTGGTGGGGCTTCAGGGATCCGGCAAAACGACCACCGCAGGCAAGTTGTCGGTATATTTAAGAAAAAATGGGAACAACCCCTATCTGGTGCCCGTCGACATCTATCGCCCGGCGGCCATTGATCAGCTGAAAAAACTGGGCGATCAGCTTCGCGTGCCCGTATTTCCCTCTGACACGGGCATGGCGCCGGTGGACATATGCCAGCGGGCCAGGGTGGCGGCCCAGCAGGAAGGGTGCGACACGCTGCTGCTGGACACGGCAGGCAGGCTGCATATCGACGAGGCGCTCATGGAGGAACTGCGGCAGATCAAGGCGGCCGTCAGCCCTTCGGAAATCCTGCTGATTGCCGATGCCATGACCGGCCAGGATGCCGTCAACATCGCCAAGTCCTTTGACGACGAACTGGATATCGGCGGGGTGGTGCTGACCAAAATGGACGGGGACGCCCGCGGCGGCGCGGCCATATCCATTAAAACCGTTACACAGAAGCCGATCAAATTCATCGGCGTGGGCGAAAAGCTGAGTGAACTCGAGCCGTTTCATCCGGAAAGGATGGCCTCCAGGATACTGGGCATGGGCGACGTGCTGACCATGATCGAAAAAGCCCAGTCCGTCATGGATGAAAAAAAGGCGGTCGAACTCGAAAAGAAGCTGCGCAAAAGCCAGTTCACCCTGGAAGATTTTCGCGACCAGATGGTTCAGATCAGGAAAATGGGGTCATTTTCCGATTTGATCAACATGATCCCCGGCATGGGCCAGGCAAAGCAGCTGAAAAACCTCAAGGTGGACGACGGGGAGTTCGTGCGCATCGAGGCCATCATCAACTCGATGACCCCTTTAGAGCGCCGCCAGCACGCCATTATTAACGGGAGCCGGCGAAAAAGGATTGCAAAGGGGAGCGGAACTCGTGTACAAGATGTAAATAAGTTATTGAAAAATTATGCACAAATATTAAAAATGATGAAAAAGATCAACAAGGGCGGCATGCGCGGACTAGGCCGTGGAGCGCTGCCTTTCTGA
- the rlmN gene encoding 23S rRNA (adenine(2503)-C(2))-methyltransferase RlmN — MSPGSQKPEIKNLTPEQLATWFQQHGMRTFRAQQVHKWIYLRQAETFEQMTDLSKAARKLLSDHFTLRRLEIKKTETSRDGSRKYLFELHDGNLIESVLIPEKNHDTLCISSQVGCAQGCRFCLTSRGGFVRNLSAGEIISQVSDIRRDIGPQGKLTNVVLMGMGEPLANYDNVVAALNIITDGDSGLKISTRRVTLSTAGLVPNIPRLGRDVQVNLAVSLNAADNETRNGLMPINRKYPIEKLLAACKAYPLQNRRKITFEYILIKGVNDSPAEARRLAALLRPVRAKINLIPFNVHAESTFECPDEATILEFQQILTNDNYTVMIRRSKGGDISAACGQLRAKARLDVRR, encoded by the coding sequence ATGTCTCCTGGATCCCAAAAACCGGAAATTAAAAACCTGACACCCGAACAGCTGGCCACCTGGTTTCAGCAGCACGGCATGCGCACATTTCGCGCCCAACAGGTGCACAAGTGGATATACCTGCGCCAGGCCGAAACCTTTGAACAGATGACGGACCTGTCCAAGGCCGCCCGAAAGCTCCTGTCCGATCATTTTACGCTCCGGCGCCTTGAAATCAAGAAAACGGAAACATCCAGGGATGGGTCCAGAAAATATCTGTTTGAACTGCATGACGGCAACCTGATCGAAAGCGTGTTGATACCGGAAAAGAATCACGACACCCTCTGCATATCCAGCCAGGTCGGCTGCGCGCAGGGATGCCGTTTCTGCCTCACGTCACGCGGCGGGTTTGTCCGCAACCTCAGCGCCGGTGAGATCATCTCCCAGGTGAGCGATATCAGGCGCGACATTGGTCCCCAGGGCAAACTCACCAACGTCGTGCTCATGGGCATGGGGGAACCCCTGGCCAATTACGACAACGTTGTCGCCGCCCTGAATATCATTACCGACGGCGATAGCGGCCTCAAGATCTCCACTCGCAGGGTAACGCTCTCCACCGCCGGCCTGGTACCCAACATCCCGCGTTTAGGGAGGGACGTACAGGTCAACCTGGCCGTCTCCCTGAATGCCGCCGACAACGAAACCAGGAATGGGCTGATGCCCATCAACCGGAAGTACCCGATAGAAAAACTGCTCGCTGCCTGTAAGGCCTATCCCCTGCAAAACCGCAGAAAAATCACCTTCGAATACATCCTCATCAAGGGCGTCAATGACTCGCCTGCCGAAGCCCGGCGATTGGCCGCGCTCCTGAGACCCGTGCGCGCGAAAATCAACCTGATCCCCTTCAACGTCCATGCGGAAAGCACCTTCGAATGCCCGGATGAAGCAACGATCCTGGAATTCCAGCAGATTCTCACGAATGACAATTACACCGTCATGATCCGGCGCAGCAAAGGCGGCGACATCTCGGCCGCCTGCGGCCAGCTGCGGGCCAAGGCGAGGCTTGATGTAAGGCGTTGA
- a CDS encoding tRNA 4-thiouridine(8) synthase ThiI — translation MNSNRKKIKGLGLCSGGLDSILSGVVLREQGIHVEWISFETPFFAADKARKASAMTGIPLRVQRITPVYLEMLKNPPCGYGKHMNPCLDCHALMFRLAGEVMAKEGFNFLFSGEVLGQRPMSQTRPSLRYVEKHSGYDGYLIRPLSALRLEESVPEREGLVDRKKLLGIAGRGRKDQIRLARHYGIADYPAPAGGCLLTDKGYANRLRDLFRHQEDTPENALELLKYGRHFRLDGHTKIVVGRTKADNERIQRCFNPREDTSLKTIGYPGPTVVMPGGGDEGTVLLAAAICAGYTKAPGDGPVQVKVGAPSGSRTVTVLPIKPGSVSKMLI, via the coding sequence ATGAATAGCAATCGAAAAAAAATAAAAGGGCTGGGCTTGTGTTCCGGGGGGCTGGACAGCATCCTGTCCGGGGTGGTTCTGCGTGAACAGGGCATCCACGTAGAATGGATAAGCTTCGAGACCCCCTTCTTTGCGGCGGATAAGGCCAGGAAAGCCTCGGCCATGACGGGAATCCCTTTAAGGGTGCAGCGGATAACTCCCGTATATCTTGAGATGCTGAAAAATCCGCCCTGCGGCTACGGCAAGCACATGAATCCCTGCCTGGATTGCCACGCCCTGATGTTCCGGCTGGCCGGCGAAGTCATGGCAAAAGAGGGCTTTAATTTTCTGTTCAGCGGGGAGGTGCTGGGCCAGCGCCCCATGTCCCAGACCCGGCCGTCCTTGAGGTACGTGGAAAAACATTCGGGATATGACGGTTACCTGATCCGTCCGCTGAGTGCCCTGCGCCTGGAAGAATCCGTCCCCGAAAGAGAGGGGCTGGTGGACAGAAAGAAGCTTCTGGGCATCGCCGGCAGGGGGCGCAAAGACCAGATCCGCCTGGCCAGGCACTACGGCATCGCCGACTACCCGGCTCCGGCAGGGGGCTGCCTGCTCACGGACAAGGGGTATGCCAACCGCCTTCGCGACCTGTTCCGGCATCAGGAGGACACCCCGGAAAATGCGCTGGAGCTTTTAAAGTACGGACGCCACTTCCGGCTGGACGGGCACACCAAGATCGTGGTGGGACGCACCAAAGCAGACAACGAGAGAATCCAGCGCTGCTTCAACCCCCGGGAAGACACAAGCCTGAAAACGATCGGGTACCCCGGACCGACGGTCGTGATGCCCGGTGGCGGGGACGAGGGGACGGTCTTGCTGGCGGCCGCCATCTGCGCCGGCTACACCAAAGCACCCGGGGACGGGCCGGTGCAGGTGAAGGTGGGTGCTCCATCCGGGAGCAGGACGGTCACCGTGTTGCCGATCAAACCCGGCAGCGTCAGCAAGATGCTTATCTAG
- the nth gene encoding endonuclease III: MNTDKKRTARIRKILRARYPEVKTQLDYETPFQLLVATILSAQCTDKQVNRVTAALFKKLATPEDFHRAGLSVIEKLIHSTGFFRNKARNIKNCAGVLMEKHDGNVPADLDELVKLPGVGRKTANVVLGAAFNIPGIVVDTHVARISRRLALTDNKDPVKIEFDLMTQIPKKDWDAFSLRLIYFGRELCKARKPLCPDCPMNSLCTFPEKTT; this comes from the coding sequence ATGAACACCGATAAAAAAAGAACCGCCAGAATTCGTAAAATACTAAGGGCGCGCTACCCAGAAGTCAAGACGCAGCTGGACTACGAAACCCCCTTCCAGCTGCTGGTCGCCACCATACTGTCGGCCCAGTGCACCGACAAACAGGTCAATCGCGTCACCGCCGCTCTTTTTAAAAAATTGGCCACGCCGGAGGATTTTCACAGGGCCGGACTATCCGTCATCGAAAAACTTATCCACTCCACCGGCTTTTTTCGCAACAAGGCCCGCAATATCAAGAACTGCGCCGGCGTGCTGATGGAAAAACATGACGGAAACGTCCCGGCCGACCTCGACGAACTGGTGAAGCTTCCCGGCGTAGGGCGCAAGACCGCCAATGTCGTCCTGGGGGCGGCCTTTAACATCCCCGGGATTGTTGTGGACACGCATGTCGCCAGAATTTCCCGGCGGCTGGCGCTTACCGATAACAAGGACCCGGTAAAAATCGAGTTCGATCTCATGACACAGATCCCCAAAAAGGATTGGGACGCTTTCTCCCTGCGGTTGATTTACTTCGGCCGGGAACTCTGCAAAGCGAGGAAACCGCTCTGCCCCGACTGTCCCATGAACAGCCTCTGCACCTTCCCGGAAAAGACGACATGA
- a CDS encoding alpha/beta hydrolase: MTIITITILCLLLLVIGIYCFPVRRASFDSLYADVPEKERDGLRAFRSDCQPRLVRIEGDEWRYLITGEGNRSIVFLHGMGGGYDIWWQQVRHFGKNYRVLAMTYPPIHNLADLSKGVIAIMDKEGLESVRLVGSSLGGYLAQYIVRHYPARIEKAVFGNTFPPNDILVKQAGRMRWLLPMLPEWMIMANLRKTTDASIVPASGNSELVGAYMREQSRGMMHKAQFVSRFQCVLDHFDPPDVEGLGVPVHIIEADNDPLVNEALRELLKATYPTAAVKTFHRKGHFPYLNAAEAYNLTLEEFFNGKQ, from the coding sequence ATGACTATTATTACAATCACCATTTTATGCCTGCTCCTGCTGGTGATCGGCATCTATTGCTTTCCGGTCCGCAGGGCTTCCTTCGACAGCCTCTACGCCGATGTACCCGAAAAGGAGCGTGATGGTCTCAGGGCCTTTCGTTCGGATTGCCAACCGCGGCTTGTTCGGATCGAGGGCGATGAGTGGCGCTATCTGATTACCGGTGAAGGAAATCGGTCGATTGTTTTCCTGCACGGCATGGGTGGCGGCTATGACATCTGGTGGCAGCAGGTACGTCACTTCGGTAAAAATTACCGTGTGCTTGCCATGACCTACCCGCCCATCCACAATCTGGCGGATCTTTCCAAAGGCGTTATCGCCATCATGGACAAGGAAGGGCTGGAAAGCGTGCGTCTTGTCGGCAGTTCCCTGGGTGGTTATCTGGCGCAGTACATCGTCAGGCACTATCCTGCCAGGATCGAAAAGGCCGTTTTCGGCAACACCTTCCCGCCCAACGATATTCTGGTCAAGCAGGCAGGCCGCATGCGCTGGCTCCTTCCGATGCTCCCGGAATGGATGATCATGGCGAACCTGCGAAAAACAACGGATGCTTCGATAGTTCCCGCATCGGGCAACTCGGAGCTGGTGGGCGCCTATATGCGTGAGCAATCCCGCGGCATGATGCACAAGGCCCAGTTCGTTTCCCGCTTTCAATGCGTTCTCGACCACTTCGACCCACCGGATGTCGAAGGCCTGGGAGTTCCCGTCCATATTATCGAGGCCGACAACGACCCGTTGGTAAACGAGGCATTGCGGGAATTACTGAAAGCCACCTACCCAACGGCAGCGGTCAAAACCTTCCACCGGAAAGGTCACTTCCCCTACTTGAACGCCGCAGAAGCATACAACCTCACCCTGGAAGAATTCTTTAACGGCAAACAATAA
- a CDS encoding glycosyltransferase family 4 protein, which translates to MGYHIGFISTRFCGADGVTLEASKWAEVFEKQGNTCFWLAGELDRPDANSHLVPEAHFKNERNQRINRRILGKATRSPATTEEIHALRRLLKQRIRHFIETFDIDVLVAENVLTIPMHVPLGLAISEVIAETGLPTIAHHHDFFWERPRFSVNAVGDYLQNAFPPKLPSVQHVVINSEAKEQLALRCGLVGAVIPNVIDFAHPPRVSREGGEAFRRAMGLGEKEEIILQPTRVIQRKGIEHAIALTRALADSRYKLVVTHEAGDEGFEYAEWLKTHARDNGVDLRLASVALTDPWGAHEKGNGNGSGPSAGNNGYSLWDIYDQAAFVTYPSLYEGFGNAFLEAVYLKKPILINRYRIFIRDIEPLGFKLAVMDGYLSADTVQYVRTILSSPALRREMTAHNYAVAAGNFSYGILDERLRSIMRAATGDAAYGKKVPLPGRPNIVYLDRFSEFQNRQFNSRDFDGRRHRRSISAI; encoded by the coding sequence ATGGGCTATCACATCGGATTCATTTCTACACGGTTCTGCGGTGCGGACGGCGTGACCTTAGAGGCCAGTAAATGGGCGGAAGTATTTGAAAAACAAGGTAATACCTGTTTCTGGCTGGCGGGTGAACTGGACCGCCCGGATGCAAACAGCCACCTGGTGCCCGAGGCGCATTTTAAAAATGAAAGGAACCAGCGGATCAACCGGCGGATTTTGGGAAAGGCCACGCGTTCGCCCGCAACGACCGAAGAGATTCATGCCCTGCGGAGACTGTTGAAGCAGCGCATTCGCCATTTTATCGAAACGTTCGACATCGACGTCCTGGTGGCGGAAAACGTGCTGACAATACCCATGCATGTTCCCCTGGGACTGGCCATCAGTGAGGTAATTGCCGAAACAGGGCTCCCCACCATCGCCCATCACCACGATTTTTTCTGGGAGCGGCCCAGGTTTTCGGTAAATGCCGTGGGCGATTACCTTCAGAACGCCTTCCCGCCGAAGCTCCCAAGCGTACAGCATGTGGTGATCAATTCGGAGGCAAAGGAACAACTGGCCCTGCGGTGCGGCCTTGTTGGCGCGGTGATTCCGAACGTTATCGACTTTGCCCATCCCCCCAGGGTCAGCAGGGAGGGCGGCGAGGCGTTTCGCCGGGCCATGGGCCTCGGAGAAAAGGAAGAAATTATTTTGCAGCCCACACGCGTCATCCAGCGCAAGGGCATCGAACATGCCATTGCCCTGACCCGGGCGCTGGCCGATTCCCGTTACAAGCTGGTGGTCACTCACGAGGCGGGCGATGAGGGCTTCGAGTACGCCGAATGGCTGAAAACCCACGCCAGAGACAACGGGGTGGATCTTCGACTGGCTTCGGTTGCGCTGACGGATCCCTGGGGTGCGCATGAAAAGGGGAACGGCAACGGGAGCGGTCCTTCAGCCGGCAACAACGGCTATTCTTTGTGGGACATCTACGATCAGGCGGCGTTCGTTACCTACCCCAGCCTGTACGAGGGGTTCGGTAACGCTTTTCTGGAAGCGGTCTATCTAAAAAAACCCATTCTGATCAACCGCTACCGGATATTTATCCGGGACATAGAGCCGTTGGGGTTCAAGCTGGCGGTAATGGATGGTTACCTCTCCGCGGACACGGTTCAATACGTCAGGACCATCCTGTCGTCCCCGGCGCTGCGCCGGGAGATGACGGCGCACAACTACGCCGTGGCAGCCGGCAATTTTTCATACGGTATCCTTGACGAACGGCTGCGATCCATCATGCGGGCCGCGACGGGTGATGCGGCGTACGGAAAAAAGGTTCCGTTGCCGGGTCGCCCGAACATCGTTTACCTGGACAGGTTTTCCGAGTTTCAAAACCGGCAGTTCAACAGTCGGGATTTCGACGGCCGGCGTCACCGGAGGAGTATTTCCGCCATATAG
- a CDS encoding YchF family ATPase: MKLGIIGLPGSGRSTVFEALTHSSSEASQKSESKIGTVRVPDERVDVLSAMYRPKKTIYAQIEYFLPRSVGHGQDDKQDQSFWAKVRESDALIHVVRNFAGIGQNKVTPQSDAAALNEEMMLADLVVAEKRIERLEHDNRRGKKYHPEEFSLLQKCCENLEKEIPLREVPELATAQLLRGYAFLSAKPVLVLANNGDDDDRLPAGLDADTAVEPMVIRGKLEQELAQMSDEEAAEFLAEFSIKSSAMDRVLRRSYDLLGLISFFTVGEDEVRAWTIHRGTAAVDAADVIHSDIKKGFIRAEVVSYDDLMEAGSHVEARKKGTVRLEGKTYEVKNGDIINFRFNV; this comes from the coding sequence ATGAAACTTGGCATCATCGGACTGCCCGGCAGCGGCCGGTCCACCGTTTTCGAAGCCCTGACGCACAGTTCGTCGGAGGCCTCCCAGAAGAGTGAAAGCAAAATAGGCACCGTGCGGGTGCCCGATGAACGCGTGGATGTGCTCAGCGCCATGTACCGGCCGAAAAAGACCATCTACGCCCAGATAGAATATTTCCTTCCCAGGTCCGTCGGCCATGGCCAGGACGACAAGCAGGACCAGAGCTTTTGGGCCAAGGTCAGGGAGAGCGACGCCCTTATTCACGTGGTCCGCAACTTTGCCGGTATCGGTCAAAACAAGGTGACGCCCCAGTCCGATGCCGCCGCCCTGAACGAGGAAATGATGCTGGCCGATCTGGTGGTGGCCGAAAAGCGCATCGAACGCCTGGAGCATGACAACCGGCGGGGAAAAAAGTACCATCCGGAGGAGTTTTCCCTGCTGCAGAAATGCTGCGAGAACCTGGAAAAGGAGATCCCCCTGCGCGAGGTCCCCGAACTTGCCACGGCCCAGCTGCTGCGGGGATATGCGTTTCTGTCCGCCAAGCCCGTCCTGGTGTTGGCCAACAATGGCGACGACGACGACCGGCTGCCTGCGGGTTTGGATGCGGACACCGCCGTGGAGCCGATGGTCATCCGGGGCAAACTCGAACAGGAGCTGGCGCAGATGTCGGACGAGGAAGCCGCTGAATTCCTCGCCGAGTTCAGTATCAAGTCCTCGGCCATGGACAGGGTGCTGCGCCGTTCCTACGATCTTTTGGGATTGATCTCCTTTTTCACCGTGGGGGAGGATGAAGTCCGCGCCTGGACCATCCACAGAGGAACCGCGGCGGTCGACGCCGCCGACGTGATTCACTCCGACATAAAGAAGGGCTTCATTCGCGCCGAGGTGGTATCCTACGATGACCTGATGGAAGCCGGCAGCCACGTCGAGGCCCGCAAAAAGGGGACCGTGCGGCTCGAGGGCAAAACCTACGAAGTAAAAAATGGCGACATCATCAATTTCCGCTTCAATGTCTAG
- a CDS encoding Zn-dependent hydrolase, translated as MDLKALRINGKRLQQSLEEMAKIGATPAGGVQRLTLTDEDKRARDLFVQWLKELDLEITIDEMGNIFGKRAGKNNALPPVMSGSHIDSQPKGGRFDGILGVMGTLEALRTLHENDVQTERPIVIVDWTNEEGSRFAPAMVSSGVWAGALDRDYAYGLTDINGFKFGEELERIGYKGPAPAKKHPLHAYYEYHIEQGPMLERQGKTIGAPKGILCLHWYDIYLTGEANQVGPTPMEGRHDALCAAAEMILKVNQLPDKMGGNMVATVGEIQNYPNSRNIIPDRIHFTVDIRSWDDEHAIKAWEDVKTDFNAIARRRGCPIKIEETWRVEHSPFDEKLVQRVLKTAENLGYSALHMVSGAGHDASYMNQIAPTAMIFVPSIGGRSHVEVEETTWEDCEAGGNVLLHCLLQSANEQ; from the coding sequence ATGGATTTGAAAGCGCTTCGTATCAACGGAAAACGACTTCAGCAATCCCTTGAAGAAATGGCCAAGATCGGCGCCACACCGGCTGGAGGCGTTCAGCGGCTCACCTTGACCGACGAAGACAAAAGAGCGCGGGACCTCTTCGTCCAGTGGCTCAAGGAGCTCGATCTGGAGATCACCATCGATGAAATGGGCAACATTTTCGGCAAACGCGCGGGAAAAAACAATGCGCTCCCCCCGGTAATGAGCGGGTCGCATATCGACTCCCAGCCCAAGGGGGGCCGCTTCGACGGAATTTTGGGCGTCATGGGAACGCTGGAGGCGCTGCGTACCCTGCATGAAAACGACGTTCAGACGGAGCGCCCCATCGTCATCGTGGACTGGACCAATGAGGAGGGCAGCCGCTTCGCTCCGGCCATGGTGTCCTCGGGCGTCTGGGCCGGAGCCCTGGACCGTGACTATGCCTACGGCCTAACGGACATCAACGGCTTCAAGTTCGGCGAAGAACTGGAACGGATCGGATACAAGGGACCGGCGCCCGCCAAAAAACATCCCCTGCACGCCTACTACGAATACCACATCGAACAGGGACCCATGCTGGAGCGGCAGGGCAAAACCATCGGCGCCCCCAAAGGCATTCTCTGCTTGCACTGGTACGACATCTATCTTACGGGCGAAGCCAACCAGGTGGGGCCGACACCCATGGAGGGCCGCCACGATGCCCTCTGTGCCGCCGCGGAAATGATTCTTAAGGTCAATCAACTGCCCGATAAAATGGGCGGCAACATGGTCGCCACCGTGGGAGAGATCCAGAACTACCCGAACTCCAGAAACATCATCCCCGACAGGATCCACTTCACGGTGGACATCCGCTCCTGGGACGATGAACACGCCATCAAGGCATGGGAGGACGTGAAGACGGATTTCAACGCCATCGCCCGGCGCAGGGGGTGCCCGATCAAAATTGAAGAGACCTGGCGTGTGGAGCACTCGCCGTTTGATGAAAAACTGGTTCAGCGCGTCCTGAAAACCGCCGAAAACCTTGGGTACTCCGCCCTGCACATGGTCAGCGGGGCCGGCCACGATGCCAGCTACATGAACCAGATCGCGCCCACGGCCATGATTTTCGTGCCCAGCATCGGCGGCAGGAGCCATGTGGAGGTCGAGGAGACTACCTGGGAGGATTGCGAAGCCGGTGGCAACGTGCTGCTGCACTGCCTGCTGCAGTCGGCCAACGAGCAATAA